Proteins encoded in a region of the Fundulus heteroclitus isolate FHET01 chromosome 2, MU-UCD_Fhet_4.1, whole genome shotgun sequence genome:
- the LOC105928050 gene encoding cilia- and flagella-associated protein 44, translating to MSDNDTSSVGEQAENTSTFTPEDNEECDAEPSEIRQEPGGRSKELPADMYYNYEELHSRPTVTPDSEIPENLLHLSHSFGYDSSRRSNLKLLDETTLMFIAGNLLVLLDVPTKQQRYLRSCSGEGIGAIAVHPAKEFFSVAEKGNHPSIIIYEYPSLRPYRVLRGGTECEYSFVDFNLDGSLLASVGGAPDYMLTLWNWRQEEVKLSCKAISQEVYRVSFSPYNPGLLTSSGSGHIKFWKMATTFTGLKLQGVMGHFGKTAATDIEGFVELPDGKVVSGTEWGNLLLWEGNTIRVEICRKERRRCHIGMVQPFTLEDGQLMTFGADGAIRAWDFERINTSSSSSSMFEMEPINELVVGHNVWLSSVVRSSLPDSFIWFAQDSNGAVWKLDLSFTNTAAEPERLFSFHSGAIQGLDVSKKSHLMATTTLDRSVRVFDFVAKRELLATRFNQGGTTLSWAPPLVNQSGGLLVTGFEDGVVRLLELYNPRRPQGATETDAELRLRQAFKPHNAPVTTVAYDRSGEILATGSSDCTVFFFTVGDKYQPIGFIHVPGPVQALEWSPHSHTENRLLILCRSGHVVEVHSADLAAQESTKTYKLHNLPRRSFRFRSIKSRIKREEEITRRQAAKEKKRKEREERLKELGEENAVALEKEEEEKEEDEPELPPICIPNPPSPLCCGFYSQPGQFWLSMGGFDAGFLYHCKLSENQEEDPLQRQDEPFAFRHIHEADHDPICSVTFSSGRQLLLCGMQSGSIRVYPLQPGDHSLTSLQAYWALSVHDNQYGHLRHVRCSLDDLFVLTAGGDSNIFSFCLLPPEEVQKTLETKAKIPSPRAGLEIEALALDIEDPAAYSIETAKQKTEKDNLRREAELKEAEMQRQLLELQRRFKQVLSDNQSLPEHIRLKPEELLLDRRFYEQAEKQKARKVMEVRKQMAWEQERSSIALRKLQEWSEGTQQTDVITVVALRSNHRVSTYRLPALPPPLTLDKPHITTNPNADGGAAQERRKPRAEPPKDSHQTQAGAVLQPTVVPKARIKLGDRQEEKLRKAAEKAEQARAKIERRKQEWAQIYAEKPEENYVDPQDVQAIREAKENLRDFIRGKQPRVDVEQKKKELVALEEKIHEKQAEMNRWIVALRDHKVRLLSWMAAQAQRLQEVQQGLAVHLRQPPPTLTTILPEEMPEKKLQVSQATLQRYWTLREQRMKCVDQEDAVSLLEQLEKEMELEEDRVRGEEKCPTVSAVSRDAQETPVELSELEEELQMEEEIRLLYEQNCLLQQMENSVCQFDAELLQLHRHKLHLDSQLKLADLRLLTLLQEMLILKQFEKREGALEEKRNGCLQEEKSITSKLEECNELLEQKRSDIAKLQEREKTVTDDFKASLGENNPFQEFLTKVFKKKIKRVKKKEEGSEGEEKDSDEDSDEESDSDDDYDSDLEEGNAAFDDSVCPRGCEPELFENTLQLRERRLDVEELLVEEKRILEALKKESELLVKKIKVVQGSRRAVEDDLELINKEKQQKMNELDVVVPLRLHQIAFLTNGSIPSDLSEAMVLDRAELQGLQQRIQQLEAEKVEQKELHRQAHQHRNRLIREGKDMNARIQELELQCNELLMTKFGRLVDLEALQMLTGSRRLEELKQEKLLTEAAQAKEIKLWDVKIEESLEALTEAMKTNNKHLHNLSTLYEQRKELEQKLNARQKKMGRRQFRDHRRLQDQDAIRRLEELVQKQCQQAEALWKDIDLLSSKGGHVLPHNCAPLAPIAPLPSPTSDMSTEKQGAAIAPELHHN from the exons ATGTCGGATAACGACACGAGTTCAGTTGGTGAACAGGCTGAAAACACATCGACTTTTACACCGGAAGACAATGAAG AATGTGATGCTGAACCCTCCGAGATTCGGCAGGAGCCTGGGGGGAGATCAAAGGAGCTGCCAGCGGACATGTACTACAACTATGAAGAGCTTCACTCCAGACCGACTGTCACACCTGACTCTGAAATCCCAGAGAACCTCCTTCACCTCTC ccacTCCTTCGGGTATGACAGCAGTCGCAGATCAAATCTGAAGCTGCTGGATGAGACGACGTTGATGTTCATAGCAGGAAACCTGCTCGTCCTGCTGGACGTTCCCACCAAGCAGCAGAGGTACCTGCGCTCCTGCAGCGGGGAAGGAATCGGGGCCATCGCG GTGCATCCTGCCAAAGAGTTCTTTAGTGTGGCAGAAAAAGGAAACCATCCCAGCATCATCATCTATGAATACCCTTCACTAAGACCGTATCGCGTCCTCAGAG GTGGGACAGAGTGCGAGTACAGCTTTGTGGACTTTAACCTCGACGGGAGCCTGCTGGCCAGCGTGGGCGGAGCCCCCGACTACATGCTGACCCTGTGGAACTGGAGGCAGGAGGAGGTGAAGCTGAGCTGCAAGGCCATCTCGCAGGAGGTCTACAGAGTCAGCTTCTCCCCGTACAACCCGGGACTGCTCACCTCATCGGGATCGGGTCACATCAA GTTTTGGAAGATGGCGACCACCTTCACAGGTCTCAAACTGCAAGGAGTCATGGGACATTTTGGGAAAACCGCAGCAACCGATATTGAGGGCTTCGTGGAACTTCCAGATGGAAAG GTGGTGTCAGGCACAGAGTGGGGCAACCTGCTGCTGTGGGAAGGGAACACCATCCGGGTGGAGATATGCCGGAAAGAGCGGCGGAGGTGCCACATTGGGATGGTCCAGCCGTTCACCCTGGAAGACGGACAGCTGATGACATTTGGTGCTGATGGAGCCAttagg GCCTGGGACTTTGAGAGGATCAAcacatccagcagcagcagcagcatgtttgAGATGGAGCCCATCAACGAGTTGGTGGTCGGACACAACGTCTGGCTTTCCTCTGTGGTTCGCAGCTCCCTGCCGGACTCTTTCATCTGGTTCGCTCAG GATTCTAACGGAGCCGTCTGGAAACTGGACCTTTCCTTCACCAACACG gCTGCTGAACCAGAGCGTCTGTTCTCCTTCCACTCCGGGGCGATCCAAGGCCTGGACGTGTCGAAGAAATCCCACCTGATGGCCACTACCACTCTGGACC GTTCAGTCAGAGTGTTTGACTTCGTGGCTAAAAGAGAACTTCTAGCTACCCGCTTTAATCAGGGAGGAACTACGCTCAGCTGGGCTCCACCTCTG GTTAACCAGAGCGGAGGTTTACTGGTAACGGGTTTTGAGGACGGGGTGGTCCGTTTACTGGAGCTGTACAACCCTCGGAGGCCTCAGGGGGCCACTGAAACAGACGCCGAGCTGCGCCTCAGACAGGCCTTCAAACCGCACAACGCCCCTGTTACCACCGTGGCGTACGATCGGAGCGGAGAGATCCTGGCCACAGGG AGTTCAGACTGCACCGTTTTCTTCTTCACGGTTGGGGACAAGTACCAGCCCATCGGCTTCATCCACGTTCCCGGGCCTGTCCAAGCGCTTGAGTGGTCTCCTCATTCCCAC ACCGAAAACAGGCTGCTCATCCTGTGTCGTAGCGGACACGTCGTTGAGGTTCACAGTGCAGACCTGGCAGCTCAGGAGTCAACCAAGACCTACAAGCTCCACAACCTGCCCAGGAGGTCCTTCAGGTTTAGGAGCATCAAATCGCGAATCAAG agagaggaggaaatcACAAGACGTCAGGCAGcaaaggagaagaaaaggaaagagagagaagagaggctTAAAGAGCTAGGGGAGGAGAATGCAGTGGCTCtggaaaaagaggaggaggagaaggaggaggatgagCCGGAGCTGCCTCCCATCTGCATCCCAAATCCTCCAAGTCCTCTCTGCTGTGGCTTCTACTCACAGCCGGGACAGTTTTGGCTCTCAATG GGAGGCTTCGATGCAGGTTTCCTGTATCACTGCAAACTCTCAGAGAATCAGGAGGAGGATCCTCTGCAGCGACAGGATGAACCCTTTGCCTTCCGGCACATCCACGAAGCAGACCACGATCCTATTTGCTCCGTGACTTTCAG CTCCGGCAGGCAGCTGCTGCTCTGCGGCATGCAGTCCGGCTCCATCAGGGTTTACCCTCTGCAGCCCGGAGACCACAGCCTCACCTCTCTGCAAGCCTACTGGGCCCTGAGCGTTCACGACAACCAGTATGGACACCTGCGACACGTGCGCTGCAGCCTCGACGACCTGTTTGTGCTGACGGCCGGCGGTGATAGCAACATCTTCTCCTTCTGTCTGCTTCCTCCCGAAGAGGTGCAGAAAACGCTGGAGACGAAGGCCAAGATACCCTCACCGCGG GCTGGACTGGAAATCGAGGCGTTGGCCCTGGACATCGAAGACCCGGCAGCGTACAG CATTGAGACAGCCAAACAGAAGACGGAAAAAGACAACCTGCGTCGGGAGGCTGAGCTGAAGGAAGCCGAAATGCAGAGACAGCTGCTCGAGCTTCAGAGGAGATTCAAACAGGTCCTGAGCGACAACCAGAGTCTGCCTGAGCACATCCGGCTGAAACCAGAG GAACTCCTGCTGGATCGCCGTTTTTACGAACAGGCCGAGAAGCAGAAGGCCCGGAAGGTGATGGAGGTCCGGAAGCAGATGGCCTGGGAGCAGGAGCGCAGCAGCATCGCCCTGCGGAAACTGCAGGAATG gtctgaAGGCACCCAGCAGACAGACGTCATCACTGTAGTGGCGTTACGCAGCAACCACAGAGTCTCTACGTACCGTCTACCAGCGCTTCCCCCGCCTTTAACTCTGGACAAACCTCACATTACAACTAACCCTAACGCAGACGGAGGAGCTGCACAGGAAAGGAGAAAACCCAGAGCAGAGCCTCCCAAAGACAGCCACCAAACACAGG CAGGGGCCGTGCTGCAGCCCACTGTGGTTCCCAAAGCCAGGATAAAACTGGGAGATCGGCAGGAAGAGAAGCTCCGAAAGGCTGCAGAGAAGGCAGAGCAAGCCCGAGCTAAAATAGAGAGGAGGAAGCAGGAATGGGCCCAAAT TTACGCAGAGAAGCCGGAGGAGAACTACGTGGACCCTCAGGATGTTCAGGCTATTCGTGAAGCCAAGGAGAACCTCAGAGACTTCATCAGGGGGAAACAGCCCAGGGTGGACGTtgaacagaagaaaaaagagctgGTTGCTTTGGAGGAAAAA ATCCATGAGAAGCAGGCTGAGATGAACAGGTGGATCGTAGCCCTGCGTGACCACAAGGTTCGCCTGCTGTCCTGGATGGCGGCTCAGGCTCAGCGACTGCAGGAGGTCCAACAGGGTCTCGCAGTCCACCTCCGTCAGCCGCCTCCCACCCTGACCACCATTTTACCGGAGGAAATGCCCGAGAAGAAGCTGCAGGTCAGCCAAGCCACCTTACAGCGATACTGGACACTGAGAGAGCAGAG AATGAAGTGTGTGGATCAGGAGGACGCTGTGAGTTTATTGGAGCAGCTGGAGAAAGAGATGGAGCTGGAGGAAGACAGAGTGAGAGGAGAAGAGAAGTGCCCCACAGTTTCTGCCGTAAGCAGGGATGCTCAGGAGACACCGGTGGAGCTGAgtgagctggaggaggagctgcagatggAGGAGGAGATCCGGCTGCTCTACGAGCAGAACTGTCTGCTCCAACAG ATGGAAAACTCAGTTTGCCAGTTTGATGCGGAGCTCCTGCAGCTGCATCGCCACAAGCTGCATCTGGACAGCCAGCTGAAACTGGCCGACCTCCGGCTGCTCACGCTCCTCCAGGAGATGCTGATCCTCAAGCAGTTTGAGAAGAGGGAGGGAGCGCTGGAGGAGAAACGCAACGGCTGCCTCCAGGAGGAGAAGAGCATCACT TCGAAGCTGGAGGAGTGCAACGAGCTGCTGGAGCAGAAGAGGAGCGACATCGCCAAGCTGCAGGAGAGGGAGAAGACCGTAACCGATGACTTTAAGGCTTCACTCGGGGAAAATAACCCGTTCCAGGAGTTCCTGACCAAGGTCTTCAAAAAGAAGATCAAACGggtgaagaagaaggaggagggaaGTGAAG GAGAAGAAAAAGACAGCGACGAAGACTCCGATGAAGAGAGCGACTCAGATGACGACTATGACAGCGACTTGGAGGAAGGAAACGCTGCTTTCGACGACAGCGTCTGTCCTCGAG GCTGCGAGCCGGAGCTGTTTGAAAACACCCTGCAGCTGCGTGAGCGTCGTctggatgtggaggagctgctggtggaggaGAAGAGGATCTTGGAGGCTCTGAAGAAGGAGAGCGAGCTGCTCGTCAAGAAG aTCAAAGTGGTCCAGGGCAGCCGGCGGGCGGTGGAAGATGACTTGGAGTTAATCAACAAggagaaacagcagaaaatgaaCGAACTGGACGTGGTGGTTCCTCTCAGACTGCATCAG ATTGCTTTTCTCACCAACGGCTCGATACCATCAGACCTGAGCGAGGCGATGGTGCTGGACCGGGCCGAGCTGCAGGGGCTGCAGCAGCgcatccagcagctggaggcggAGAAGGTCGAGCAGAAAGAGCTGCACCGGCAGGCTCACCAGCACCGGAACAGGCTGATCCGTGAAGGGAAGGACATGAACGCCAGGATCCAAG AGCTAGAGCTGCAGTGCAACGAGCTGCTGATGACAAAGTTTGGCCGGCTGGTGGATCTGGAAGCTCTGCAGATGCTGACAGGGAGCAGGAGGCTGGAGGAGCTCAAACAGGAGAAGCTGCTCACCGAAGCAGCTCAGGCCAAGGAGATCAAACTCTGGGAC GTGAAGATCGAGGAGTCCTTGGAGGCTTTAACGGAGGCGATGAAGACTAACAACAAGCACCTCCACAACCTGTCAACCCTGTACGAACAgaggaaggagctggagcagaaaCTCAACGCCAGGCAGAAGAAAATG GGCAGACGGCAGTTCCGGGACCACAGGAGACTCCAGGACCAGGACGCCATCCGGCGGCTGGAGGAGCTGGTGCAAAAACAATGCCAGCAGGCTGAAGCTCTCTGGAAAGACATCGACCTGCTGTCCTCTAAAGGAGGACACGTGTTGCCCCACAACTGTGCCCCCCTGGCCCCGATAGCCCCGCTGCCCTCCCCCACCAGTGACATGTCCACGGAGAAGCAGGGGGCCGCTATCGCTCCAGAGCTCCACCACAATTAG